One Streptomyces sp. RPA4-2 genomic window carries:
- a CDS encoding IclR family transcriptional regulator, translated as MSKAVNTRASEPEPAKGPVDKAMEVLEALVETGGPHRLGEIARRTGLTKPTVHRHLRTLAEYGFAQPAEGGSYRAGPRLLGLAAAALHDSRDLALARPVLADLRRRTGLLAQYAVRHADDTVLLAQSEPVREYRMYARPGSRVPLHCSGMGLAMLSVLPPPETDTLLEAGPLAARTPQTPTDPAAIRTLLREAAGVGYAVDDEYEELDVRSVAAPVVDGEGRIVGAIGISGLTFTLDEQSVEMFGPMVRAAARTVSAGLGGTPPVFRVVDAEDGGLA; from the coding sequence ATGTCGAAAGCGGTCAACACCCGTGCCAGCGAGCCAGAGCCCGCGAAGGGCCCCGTCGACAAGGCAATGGAGGTGCTCGAAGCACTCGTCGAGACAGGCGGCCCGCACCGGCTGGGGGAGATCGCGCGGCGCACGGGGCTCACCAAACCGACGGTCCACCGCCATCTGCGGACCCTCGCCGAGTACGGCTTCGCGCAGCCGGCCGAGGGCGGCAGCTACCGTGCGGGCCCCCGACTGCTCGGCCTGGCCGCCGCCGCCCTGCACGACAGCCGGGATCTGGCACTCGCCCGCCCGGTGCTGGCCGATCTGCGCCGGCGGACCGGCCTGCTCGCGCAGTACGCCGTGCGCCACGCCGACGACACGGTGCTGTTGGCACAGTCCGAGCCGGTCAGGGAGTACCGGATGTACGCCCGACCCGGTAGCCGCGTCCCCCTCCACTGCAGCGGGATGGGACTGGCGATGCTCTCCGTCCTGCCGCCCCCCGAGACGGACACCCTGCTGGAGGCGGGTCCGCTCGCCGCCCGCACACCGCAGACGCCCACCGACCCGGCAGCGATCCGCACCTTGCTGCGGGAGGCGGCCGGGGTCGGTTACGCCGTGGACGACGAGTACGAGGAGCTGGACGTACGGTCGGTGGCGGCGCCCGTGGTCGACGGCGAGGGACGGATCGTGGGCGCCATCGGCATCTCGGGTCTCACCTTCACGCTGGACGAGCAGAGCGTGGAGATGTTCGGCCCGATGGTGCGCGCGGCCGCCCGCACCGTGTCGGCCGGCCTGGGCGGCACCCCACCCGTGTTCCGGGTCGTGGACGCCGAGGACGGGGGACTCGCGTGA
- a CDS encoding ABC transporter substrate-binding protein yields the protein MERIRQERALDRSRPRRDVLRLAGLVLPALTAPPLLAGCGADPASGAGNVLRVSQPGDPVTMDPQKQGDMVSMNALINMFDTLTTRGRDNKLHPRLALSWTARDERTWRFTLRPGVRFHNGEVCDAAAVKFSIERLLDPRTKSPIVELRYVKSVSVVDRLTVDVHTTLHDPILPDKLSLFGGVVVPPRYLAEAGDQGFASHPVGTGPFTFVRWQRDHELRMRAYPDHWAGRPHVDELVFSPAPNASSSLAALQSGGVDLVAGLTPDAAQQLQGYTGVTLDGFSGIRTSYLSLNTLDKGPLSDRRVRQALNHAVDVPLLIKAVLGGKAREVPAMIPRGAFGFDPSVKPFTRSVRTARELLAAAGYPDGFSTTLTASNIDSNVAEALSGLLAKAGVRARVDLLDPGTYSSRLTSANHAALGPMYLAASTIWTLDGESMIQSNVRSDRRQSRWHSKEADRLVDIEELSVDPAERTKAFSDLQRLMQREAPFVFLYQLDNIYARNRSPRWKPGPAGVLAMASAEVSR from the coding sequence ATGGAACGTATACGTCAGGAGCGGGCCCTGGACCGCAGCCGCCCGCGCCGCGACGTCCTGCGCCTGGCCGGCCTGGTCCTGCCGGCTCTCACCGCGCCCCCGTTGCTGGCGGGATGCGGAGCCGATCCCGCGAGCGGCGCGGGCAACGTCCTGCGGGTGTCGCAGCCCGGGGACCCCGTGACCATGGACCCGCAGAAGCAGGGCGACATGGTGTCGATGAACGCCCTGATCAACATGTTCGACACCCTGACCACCCGGGGCCGCGACAACAAGCTGCACCCGCGGCTCGCGCTGTCCTGGACCGCACGTGACGAGCGCACCTGGCGCTTCACCCTGCGCCCCGGTGTGAGGTTCCACAACGGTGAGGTCTGCGATGCCGCGGCGGTGAAGTTCTCCATCGAGCGGCTGCTCGATCCCAGGACCAAGTCACCGATCGTCGAACTGCGTTACGTGAAGAGCGTCTCCGTCGTCGACCGGCTCACCGTGGACGTCCACACCACGCTGCACGACCCGATCCTGCCGGACAAGCTCTCCCTCTTCGGCGGGGTGGTCGTCCCGCCGCGCTATCTGGCCGAGGCCGGGGACCAGGGGTTCGCCTCTCACCCGGTCGGCACCGGGCCTTTCACCTTCGTCCGCTGGCAGCGTGACCACGAACTGCGTATGCGCGCCTACCCTGATCACTGGGCCGGCCGCCCGCATGTCGACGAACTGGTCTTCAGCCCGGCGCCCAACGCCTCGTCCTCGCTGGCCGCCCTGCAGAGCGGCGGGGTCGATCTCGTGGCGGGACTCACCCCCGACGCGGCCCAGCAACTCCAGGGCTACACGGGCGTCACCCTGGACGGGTTCAGCGGGATCCGCACCTCGTACCTCTCCCTCAACACGCTGGACAAGGGACCGCTCAGCGACCGACGCGTGAGGCAGGCGCTCAACCACGCCGTCGACGTACCGCTGTTGATCAAAGCGGTCCTCGGCGGCAAGGCACGCGAGGTGCCCGCGATGATCCCGCGCGGCGCCTTCGGCTTCGACCCGTCCGTCAAGCCGTTCACGCGCTCGGTGCGGACGGCACGCGAACTGCTCGCCGCGGCCGGCTACCCCGACGGCTTCAGCACCACGCTCACCGCCTCCAACATCGACTCCAATGTCGCCGAGGCGCTGTCCGGACTCCTCGCCAAGGCGGGCGTGCGCGCACGGGTCGACCTCCTCGACCCCGGTACGTACTCCAGCCGGCTCACCTCCGCCAACCACGCGGCGCTCGGCCCGATGTATCTCGCCGCGAGCACCATCTGGACGCTGGACGGCGAGAGCATGATCCAGTCGAACGTGCGCAGCGACCGCCGGCAGAGCCGCTGGCACTCCAAGGAGGCGGACCGGCTCGTAGACATCGAGGAACTGTCCGTGGACCCGGCGGAGCGCACGAAGGCCTTCTCCGACCTGCAACGGCTGATGCAACGGGAGGCGCCCTTCGTCTTCCTCTACCAGCTCGACAACATCTACGCCCGCAACCGGAGCCCCCGCTGGAAACCGGGCCCCGCCGGCGTCCTGGCCATGGCGAGCGCGGAGGTCTCCCGATGA
- a CDS encoding ABC transporter permease, producing the protein MTELSLRQPPHATHDGGPPRPRTRDRDAVRLLRTVLVRLGTALLVLLCAATVSFFLVRLSGDPVKLLLPPDATAQQEAVLRGSLGLDRPLFTQYVDFLWGLPRLDFGNSLFYNEPVRTVLADRLPATLQLAAAALVVTLVIAIPAGIFAAMRRGRPSDRGVMTMVLLGQSTPPFWVGILLILVFAVGLHALPASGYGTFAHLVLPAITLAVYSVAVVARLLRSSLIDVLSSDHIRTARAKGFGPLKVVLTHGLRNASLPVVTVVGLEVGSLLGGAILTEQVFSWPGVGQLTIEAISHRDFPLVQATVLLFAATFVVVNLLVDLSYSFLDPRVRTSR; encoded by the coding sequence ATGACCGAACTCTCCCTCCGGCAGCCGCCGCACGCCACCCACGACGGCGGGCCACCACGCCCCCGGACCCGCGACCGGGACGCGGTACGGCTGCTGCGCACCGTCCTCGTCCGGCTCGGCACCGCCCTGCTCGTCCTGCTCTGCGCGGCGACCGTGTCCTTCTTCCTGGTCCGGCTCTCCGGGGACCCCGTCAAACTGCTGCTCCCGCCGGACGCGACCGCCCAGCAGGAAGCCGTACTGCGGGGCTCGCTGGGACTCGACCGGCCGCTGTTCACCCAGTACGTCGATTTCCTCTGGGGGCTGCCCCGCCTCGACTTCGGCAACTCCCTCTTCTACAACGAGCCCGTGCGCACCGTGCTCGCCGACCGGCTCCCCGCCACCCTCCAACTCGCCGCGGCCGCGCTGGTGGTGACCCTCGTCATCGCGATCCCCGCGGGCATCTTCGCCGCGATGCGACGCGGCCGGCCCTCCGACCGGGGCGTGATGACCATGGTGCTGCTCGGGCAGTCCACCCCGCCGTTCTGGGTCGGCATCCTGCTGATCCTGGTCTTCGCCGTCGGCCTGCACGCCCTTCCCGCCTCCGGCTACGGCACGTTCGCGCATCTCGTCCTGCCGGCGATCACCCTCGCGGTCTACTCCGTCGCCGTCGTCGCGCGGCTGCTGCGCTCCTCGCTGATCGACGTGCTGTCCTCCGATCACATCCGTACCGCGCGCGCCAAGGGCTTCGGACCGCTCAAGGTGGTGCTCACCCACGGCCTGCGCAACGCGTCCCTGCCGGTGGTGACCGTGGTCGGTCTGGAGGTCGGCAGCCTGCTGGGCGGCGCGATCCTGACCGAACAGGTCTTCTCCTGGCCCGGCGTCGGACAGCTGACGATCGAGGCCATCTCGCACCGCGACTTCCCGCTCGTCCAGGCCACCGTGCTGCTGTTCGCCGCGACCTTCGTCGTGGTGAACCTGCTGGTCGACCTCTCCTACAGCTTCCTCGACCCGAGGGTGAGGACGTCCCGATGA
- a CDS encoding ABC transporter permease codes for MTVTPPSVAAPAAMAGRGPRAAALRTLLRNRLAVAALAVLAIMLVFALFAPLIAPYDPNAQDLLMRLRPPAWQSGGSGAHPLGTDQLGRDLLSRVVYGTRVSLLVGAGAALLAGVIGTAVGLASGYFGGWPDRVLMRLADVQLAFPAILLALAIVGFLGSGLWYVILVLGFTGWVSYARVVRSEVMSLRSRDFVTEARAIGVTDSVIMRRHLLPNVMAPLATIATLHVAAAIVAEASLSYLGLGVPRETVTWGSMLADGQLYLGTSWWVAVFPGIALMITSLAVNITGDALRDVADPKAYRP; via the coding sequence ATGACCGTCACACCACCGTCCGTCGCCGCACCGGCGGCCATGGCGGGACGCGGCCCACGCGCCGCCGCCCTGCGGACCCTGCTCCGCAACAGGCTCGCCGTCGCCGCGCTCGCCGTCCTCGCGATCATGCTGGTCTTCGCGCTCTTCGCACCGCTGATCGCCCCGTACGACCCCAACGCGCAGGACCTGCTCATGCGGTTGCGGCCTCCCGCCTGGCAGTCCGGCGGCAGCGGCGCCCACCCGCTCGGGACCGACCAGCTCGGCCGCGACCTGCTCTCCCGCGTCGTCTACGGCACGCGTGTCTCTCTCCTGGTCGGTGCGGGCGCCGCGCTGCTCGCCGGAGTGATCGGCACCGCGGTCGGCCTCGCCTCCGGCTACTTCGGCGGCTGGCCCGACCGGGTCCTCATGCGGCTCGCCGACGTCCAACTCGCCTTCCCCGCCATCCTGTTGGCTCTGGCCATCGTGGGCTTCCTCGGTTCCGGACTCTGGTACGTGATCCTCGTCCTCGGCTTCACCGGCTGGGTGTCCTACGCCCGCGTCGTGCGCTCCGAGGTGATGTCGCTGCGCTCACGTGACTTCGTCACCGAGGCACGCGCCATCGGTGTCACCGACAGCGTCATCATGCGGCGCCACCTGCTGCCCAACGTCATGGCCCCCCTCGCCACCATCGCCACCCTGCACGTCGCCGCCGCCATCGTGGCCGAGGCGTCCCTGAGCTACCTCGGACTCGGTGTGCCCAGGGAAACGGTCACCTGGGGCTCGATGCTCGCCGACGGCCAGCTCTACCTCGGCACCTCCTGGTGGGTCGCGGTGTTCCCCGGCATCGCCCTGATGATCACCTCACTCGCCGTCAACATCACCGGCGACGCCCTGCGCGACGTCGCGGACCCGAAGGCGTACCGCCCATGA
- a CDS encoding ABC transporter ATP-binding protein: MTTDRVTPARTTPTRTTPVLEIDGLSVDFRLDASTVHAVQSVSLQVGAGETLAVVGESGSGKTATALSVLRLNPAPPCVYTGGEIRFEGRDLLAVSEKELCAIRGHDIAMVFQDPMTSLDPLQRVGTQVAEVLRHHRGVSRAEAAAAALAALDEVGIPDPERRYRQYPHELSGGLRQRVMIATALVGRPRVLIADEPTTALDVTVQRQILDLLVALQKRHGMAVVLITHDLGVVAETADRVVVMNAGRVVESGDVMDVFDHPAEDYTRRLLDATPRLESA, translated from the coding sequence ATGACAACCGACCGCGTCACACCCGCCCGCACCACACCCACCCGCACCACACCCGTCCTCGAAATCGACGGCCTGAGCGTCGACTTCCGCCTCGACGCCTCCACCGTGCACGCCGTCCAGAGCGTCAGCCTCCAGGTCGGCGCCGGCGAGACGCTCGCCGTCGTGGGCGAGTCCGGCAGCGGCAAGACGGCCACCGCGCTGTCCGTGCTGCGCCTCAACCCCGCACCACCGTGCGTCTACACGGGCGGTGAGATCCGCTTCGAGGGCCGCGACCTGCTCGCCGTGAGCGAGAAGGAACTGTGCGCGATCCGCGGCCACGACATCGCCATGGTCTTCCAGGATCCGATGACCAGCCTCGACCCTCTCCAGCGGGTCGGCACCCAGGTCGCCGAGGTACTGCGACACCATCGCGGTGTCTCCCGCGCCGAGGCCGCGGCAGCGGCGCTCGCCGCACTGGACGAGGTCGGCATCCCCGACCCCGAACGCCGCTACCGGCAGTACCCGCACGAACTCTCGGGCGGACTGCGCCAGCGCGTGATGATCGCGACGGCACTGGTGGGGCGGCCCCGCGTCCTCATCGCCGACGAGCCGACCACCGCGCTCGACGTCACCGTGCAACGCCAGATCCTGGATCTGCTCGTCGCACTCCAGAAACGGCACGGCATGGCCGTCGTACTGATCACCCACGACCTCGGAGTGGTCGCCGAGACGGCCGACCGGGTCGTGGTCATGAACGCGGGCCGGGTCGTGGAGAGCGGTGACGTCATGGACGTCTTCGACCACCCCGCCGAGGACTACACGCGTCGGCTCCTGGACGCGACCCCACGATTGGAGTCGGCATGA
- a CDS encoding ATP-binding cassette domain-containing protein: MTLLELDHLRKEFGGKPPHVAVDDVSLTVAEGQTLALVGESGCGKTTLTRLLLRLLEPTAGSVRFDGQDLGALSPARLRSVRRQMQVVLQDPYSSMNPRMRITDIVAEPLVTHDPQARGRRGRARTRERVGELLESVGLPAGIQDRYPHEFSGGQRQRVSIARALALEPRLVVLDEPTSALDVSVQAQVLDLLADLQRRLGLTYVLVSHNLAVVRQVADRVAVMRQGRLVEVGDAADVFRDPQHPYTRQLLDAVPLPDPRRARRARTEAV, from the coding sequence ATGACGCTGCTCGAACTGGACCACCTGCGCAAGGAGTTCGGTGGCAAGCCCCCGCATGTGGCCGTCGACGACGTGTCCCTGACCGTTGCCGAGGGGCAGACCCTGGCCCTGGTCGGGGAATCGGGCTGCGGCAAGACCACCCTGACCCGGCTGCTCCTGCGGCTGCTGGAGCCGACCGCCGGGAGTGTGCGGTTCGACGGACAGGATCTCGGGGCCCTCTCTCCGGCCCGGCTTCGCTCCGTGCGGCGTCAGATGCAGGTCGTGCTGCAGGACCCGTACTCCAGCATGAACCCGCGCATGCGGATCACCGACATCGTCGCCGAGCCGCTGGTCACCCATGACCCTCAGGCCCGTGGCCGGCGCGGCAGGGCCCGCACCCGCGAACGCGTCGGCGAGCTGCTGGAGTCGGTGGGGCTGCCGGCCGGGATCCAGGACCGCTACCCGCACGAGTTCTCCGGCGGCCAGCGCCAGCGCGTCTCCATCGCCCGCGCCCTCGCCCTCGAACCCCGCCTCGTCGTGCTCGACGAACCCACCAGCGCACTCGACGTCTCCGTCCAGGCCCAGGTTCTCGACCTGCTGGCGGACCTGCAACGGCGCCTCGGGCTCACCTACGTCCTCGTCTCGCACAACCTCGCCGTCGTCCGGCAGGTGGCCGACCGGGTCGCCGTGATGCGGCAGGGCCGACTGGTGGAGGTGGGCGACGCGGCCGACGTCTTCCGCGATCCGCAGCACCCTTACACCCGGCAGTTGCTGGACGCCGTTCCCCTGCCCGACCCGCGCCGCGCCCGCCGCGCCCGTACGGAGGCGGTCTAG
- a CDS encoding ROK family protein: protein MLGGVELVPGRVRAAVLSMSGTVVRRAEASYDATTARPADIDAALALAAGAFDGHDLVGVGVAAAGLVDPGTGLINEVNDVPALHGYPVTARLGALTGVPVRVEHRARLQVLGDRWFGAGRGRRTFASVSTGEVLGVGILYDGEVLAPAGGRSGAHMTVAASGDACTCGGRGCWKTVATTRWLRARACAAGLGDGVSLAALVERDDEAARRTVAEYAENVALGLVNIQQLFAPGLFVLHGEAREGGERFRTLIEERLRSDVASAGAELPQVSVSGAAVDDVALLGGAGLVLSHL from the coding sequence ATGCTCGGTGGGGTGGAACTGGTGCCCGGACGGGTCAGGGCGGCCGTGCTGAGCATGTCCGGCACAGTGGTGCGGCGGGCCGAGGCGTCGTACGACGCGACGACGGCTCGGCCCGCCGACATCGACGCGGCGCTCGCGCTGGCCGCCGGAGCCTTCGACGGACACGACCTGGTCGGGGTGGGTGTGGCGGCCGCCGGGCTCGTCGACCCCGGCACCGGCCTGATCAACGAGGTCAACGACGTGCCGGCGCTGCACGGTTATCCCGTGACCGCGCGGCTCGGCGCGCTGACAGGTGTGCCGGTGCGCGTCGAACACCGGGCCAGGCTGCAGGTGCTCGGCGACCGCTGGTTCGGGGCCGGGCGCGGACGCCGGACGTTCGCGTCGGTGTCGACCGGTGAGGTGCTGGGGGTCGGCATCCTGTACGACGGTGAGGTGCTCGCCCCGGCCGGGGGCCGCAGCGGCGCCCATATGACGGTGGCGGCCAGTGGCGACGCGTGCACCTGCGGCGGCCGTGGATGCTGGAAGACGGTGGCCACCACCCGTTGGCTGCGGGCCCGCGCGTGTGCCGCGGGCCTCGGCGACGGCGTCTCGCTCGCCGCGCTGGTGGAGCGCGACGACGAAGCGGCACGCCGGACGGTCGCGGAGTACGCCGAGAACGTGGCCCTGGGCCTGGTCAACATCCAGCAGTTGTTCGCGCCCGGGTTGTTCGTCCTGCACGGTGAGGCACGCGAGGGCGGTGAACGGTTCCGCACCCTCATCGAGGAGCGGCTGCGCTCCGATGTCGCTTCGGCGGGGGCCGAGTTGCCGCAGGTGTCGGTGAGCGGGGCGGCCGTGGACGACGTCGCCCTGTTGGGCGGCGCCGGTCTGGTGCTGTCCCACCTCTAG
- a CDS encoding creatininase family protein, translating into MRDLTELTWHEVREAGTRAIALLPIGSQEQHAAHLPMGTDTLLAEAVLDRAAALLAEDPAGSELIRLPALPFGHSPHHLFAAAVSLSAATLGAVLDDVLDSLVTSGYRRIMVVNGHGGNDEIMRLAVKRFALRADVTVAACSYWTITAGDGGADDGRPEVTPGHAYWFETSLMLAAHPGLVRTPVAPRAPVEPPPLFDNPPYPGLTVERHGEWARVGGSTDDASGADAPSGRRLLGDRARGLALAIRAFDAATIRTEEKNEDH; encoded by the coding sequence GTGAGAGATCTGACCGAGCTGACCTGGCACGAAGTACGCGAAGCGGGCACGCGCGCGATCGCGCTGCTGCCCATCGGATCGCAGGAACAGCACGCCGCCCACCTGCCCATGGGCACCGACACCCTCCTCGCGGAGGCCGTACTCGACCGTGCGGCCGCGCTGCTCGCCGAGGACCCGGCCGGGTCCGAGCTGATCCGGCTGCCCGCACTGCCCTTCGGACACAGCCCGCACCACCTGTTCGCAGCCGCCGTCTCGCTGTCCGCCGCGACGCTGGGCGCCGTGCTCGACGATGTCCTCGACTCCCTGGTCACCAGCGGATACCGGCGGATCATGGTCGTCAACGGCCACGGCGGCAACGACGAGATCATGCGGCTCGCCGTGAAGCGCTTCGCGCTGCGCGCCGACGTCACCGTCGCCGCCTGCTCGTACTGGACGATCACGGCAGGGGACGGCGGAGCCGACGACGGCAGGCCCGAGGTCACCCCGGGACACGCTTACTGGTTCGAGACCTCCCTGATGCTCGCGGCCCACCCCGGCCTCGTCCGCACCCCGGTCGCGCCCCGGGCCCCGGTCGAGCCCCCACCCCTTTTCGACAACCCGCCGTATCCAGGCCTGACCGTGGAGCGCCACGGCGAGTGGGCGCGGGTCGGCGGATCGACGGACGACGCCTCCGGCGCCGACGCCCCGTCGGGGCGCCGGCTACTGGGCGACAGGGCCCGGGGACTCGCCCTGGCGATCCGTGCGTTCGACGCGGCCACCATCCGAACCGAGGAGAAGAATGAAGATCACTGA
- a CDS encoding mandelate racemase/muconate lactonizing enzyme family protein, translated as MKITDVDVWVVNLPLVNPFTSSFETKTGETRTVVRIRTDDGVEGWGETMWGRPVAAIVRAIADDLIGTSPFALESFHRKQHMVPFFHGYLGYAAIAALDVACWDAMGKATGQSVTDLLGGPVRDEVPITALVTRADAPGARADTLPGQLADHAARVVGEGGFGAVKLKGSTDVAGDVAVMRALRSALPEVNLRVDPNAAWSVPDSIRAGIALEELDLEYLEDPCVGIDGMSQVRAKVRIPLCTNMCVVRFEDFAPAMRLNAVDVIHGDVYKWGGIAATKALAAHCETFGLGMNLHSGGELGIATAAHLAVVASTPVLSRAIDSMYYLHADDIIEPLHLEGGRLRVPTGPGLGVNVDEEKLRHFAGVNEREGDLTG; from the coding sequence ATGAAGATCACTGACGTCGACGTATGGGTGGTCAACCTGCCCCTGGTCAATCCGTTCACCAGCTCGTTCGAGACCAAGACCGGGGAGACCCGCACGGTCGTGCGCATCCGTACCGACGACGGTGTCGAGGGCTGGGGCGAGACGATGTGGGGCCGGCCCGTCGCGGCGATCGTCCGGGCGATCGCCGACGATCTGATCGGCACCAGCCCGTTCGCCCTGGAGAGCTTCCACCGCAAGCAGCACATGGTGCCCTTCTTCCACGGCTACCTCGGATACGCGGCGATCGCCGCGCTCGACGTGGCCTGTTGGGACGCCATGGGCAAGGCGACCGGACAGTCCGTCACCGACCTGCTGGGCGGGCCCGTCCGGGACGAGGTCCCCATCACGGCCCTGGTGACCCGCGCCGACGCACCCGGCGCGCGTGCCGACACGCTTCCTGGACAACTCGCCGACCACGCGGCGCGGGTGGTCGGCGAAGGCGGGTTCGGCGCTGTCAAATTGAAGGGCAGCACCGACGTGGCGGGCGACGTCGCCGTCATGCGGGCACTGCGCTCCGCGCTGCCCGAGGTGAACCTTCGGGTGGACCCCAACGCGGCCTGGTCCGTGCCCGATTCGATACGCGCCGGGATCGCCCTCGAGGAGCTGGACCTCGAATACCTGGAGGACCCTTGTGTCGGTATCGACGGCATGAGCCAGGTGCGGGCGAAGGTGCGGATACCGCTGTGCACCAACATGTGTGTCGTACGGTTCGAGGACTTCGCCCCCGCCATGCGGCTGAACGCGGTCGACGTCATCCACGGTGACGTCTACAAGTGGGGCGGCATCGCCGCAACCAAGGCACTCGCGGCCCACTGCGAGACGTTCGGGCTCGGCATGAATCTGCACAGCGGCGGTGAGTTGGGCATCGCGACGGCCGCGCATCTCGCCGTCGTCGCCAGCACACCCGTGCTCTCCCGCGCGATCGACAGCATGTACTACCTGCACGCCGACGACATCATCGAACCCCTGCATCTCGAGGGCGGCCGCCTGCGGGTGCCGACAGGCCCCGGTCTGGGAGTGAACGTGGACGAGGAGAAACTGCGCCACTTCGCCGGGGTCAACGAGCGGGAAGGCGATCTGACCGGATGA
- a CDS encoding RidA family protein translates to MRKEAVHTGAAPRPAGAYSQGVVAGGFLHTAGFGPQDPRTGTAPEGVADQTRQVLRNIRAVLAERGLSLADVVKVTVHLQELRRDFAEFDAAYRPFFAEPHPVRTTVGSDLMNILVEIDVVAVLPD, encoded by the coding sequence ATGAGGAAGGAAGCGGTACACACGGGCGCCGCGCCCCGGCCGGCCGGAGCGTACAGCCAGGGCGTGGTCGCCGGCGGTTTCCTCCACACCGCCGGCTTCGGTCCCCAGGACCCGCGTACCGGGACGGCGCCCGAGGGCGTGGCGGACCAGACCCGGCAGGTGCTCCGGAACATTCGGGCGGTACTGGCGGAGCGGGGGCTGAGCCTGGCCGACGTCGTCAAGGTGACCGTTCATCTGCAGGAACTGCGGCGTGACTTCGCCGAGTTCGACGCCGCCTACCGGCCGTTCTTCGCCGAGCCCCACCCGGTCCGTACGACGGTCGGCTCGGACCTGATGAACATTCTCGTGGAGATCGACGTGGTCGCCGTCCTCCCCGACTGA
- a CDS encoding SAM-dependent methyltransferase, with protein MTTDTPQPPQIDTANAHPARVYDWLLGGKDNYPVDEAVGEKLPPEARDAARQNRQFMQRAAAWLATQGVGQFLDIGTGIPTEPNLHQIVQRITPTAKIVYTDNDPIVLRHAQALLTSGPEGATDYIQADVRQPAAILERARAVLDFERPIALSLIALMHFVPDEQDAHGIVRDLVATLPTGSYLVMSHASSDLYPELAELVTAEYAKGGIRLGFRTRAEVARFFDDLDLVDPGLVTATEWFRTDPAPVAEGSGIYSAVARVR; from the coding sequence ATGACGACCGACACCCCCCAGCCACCGCAGATCGACACCGCCAACGCGCATCCCGCGCGCGTCTACGACTGGCTTCTCGGCGGTAAGGACAACTACCCCGTCGACGAGGCAGTGGGCGAGAAGCTGCCGCCCGAGGCACGCGACGCGGCCAGGCAGAACCGGCAGTTCATGCAGCGCGCCGCCGCGTGGCTCGCCACGCAGGGCGTCGGCCAGTTCCTCGACATCGGCACCGGCATACCCACCGAGCCGAATCTGCACCAGATAGTCCAGCGGATCACGCCTACGGCGAAGATCGTCTACACCGACAACGACCCGATCGTGCTGCGACACGCGCAAGCCCTGCTGACCAGTGGTCCCGAAGGGGCCACGGACTACATCCAGGCCGATGTACGCCAGCCGGCGGCGATCCTCGAACGTGCCCGCGCCGTACTGGACTTCGAGCGCCCGATCGCGTTGTCGTTGATCGCCCTGATGCACTTCGTCCCCGACGAGCAGGACGCCCACGGCATCGTCCGCGACCTGGTCGCCACCCTGCCGACCGGCAGCTACCTCGTGATGTCGCACGCATCGTCCGACCTGTACCCGGAGCTGGCGGAGCTGGTGACCGCCGAGTACGCCAAGGGCGGCATCCGCCTCGGCTTCCGCACCCGCGCGGAGGTCGCCCGGTTCTTCGACGACCTCGACCTGGTCGATCCCGGACTGGTCACGGCGACGGAGTGGTTCAGGACGGACCCGGCGCCCGTCGCGGAGGGCAGCGGTATCTACAGCGCGGTGGCCCGCGTCCGCTGA